Below is a genomic region from Candidatus Bathyarchaeota archaeon.
TCGCCTCAAACTTCAAAGAAGCAAGAGAACTCTGCGAATTAGCTCAAGACGCAGGCGGCGTGAACATGGTTGGCTACATGAGACGATTCGCCGTAACCTTCCAGAAAGCCAAGAACTTATTAGAAGAGAAGGCTATTGGCAAAATTCTATCTTTCAAAGCCTACGCGTATTCTTCAGACTTTTACGGAAAGGAAAAATGTTCTAAAGCCCACACTTCCAACGTTGGAGTTTTGAGGGATTTAGGCTGCCATGCAATAGACCTAGCGTTATGGTTCTTCGGAGAGCTCAAAGTGGAAAAAGCCAAAGTAGAATCTATGGTAAGCCGTAACGCTGAGGATTCCGCACATATCAAATTTGCAGGTTCTAACGGTGTGCTCGGTGAGCTTAAAGTTTCAAGATGTGTAGATAAATATCGCATGCCAGAAGTTGGATTTCTAATTGAAGGCTCCCAAGGCGTTATAGATGTGAACGATGACAAACTGGAACTAATTTTAAACAGCGGAAAAACTCGTGGATGGTTTAGACACGACTTAAACGACACTGTAGAATTTTGGCTTGGAGCACCAGAATATTTCCGAGAAGATAAGCATTTCGTAGAATCCGTGCTTCATAAAAGCCCAGCGGAACCGAACTTTCAGACAAGCGCAAAAGTTGACTATTTAATCGATGAAATTAAAGCAAAGGCGGAATAAAATGAAAACTGAAGAGAAAGCCTTTCTCGTTGGAGACAACCCATTTCACGGTATAAGCCACCTCTCTCAGGAAAGAAGCAGAGCCAGAGGAGATACGCCTACTAACCCCGAGTATGCCGCCGAGCTAATATGGATTTCGCTTGAAAACGGTGCGAACGGATTCATGTTTTCGGTAAGCGAAAAAACGCTTTCAATTTTAACTCATCTACGAAGAAAACGAACAGCTAATCGCCTAAGTTTATACGCTATTGTGCCGTACGCTTACGAATACGTAAGATTAGCTGGCAAAGTTGGAGGAATCCCAGGTCTAGCCAAGAAAATTATCAAGCAAATAGTTTTCTCTGGAAATTTTAATGCAATGGCTTCAGGTCTGAAAGGTGTTTTGAAGTCGGATTTAAATTCGCTCGTAAAAACTTATTTGTCATACGAAATTTCGAGGATAAAATCTTCAGCTGGCAAACAAACGGAATTAGACAGCGTCATTCTCCACCAACTAATAACAGACATGTGTTTAGCATTTAATCTAGAATGGATTTTTAAGCTATACGTAGATTTTATGCTCAAAAACAGACTAAAGCCGGGATTCAACACCGGAAATTTTGCCTTACTCGCCAAGAAGTTTAAAAAATGGAAGATAAACCTAGAAGACATCATGATAGCCGCCCCATTTAACAAGATTGGTTTCCAGATGGTTCCTTCAAAAGAAAAATGTGAAAAGGCATTAGCTGAAATGCCTAAACCGAACGTTCTAGCAATAAGCGTATTAGCTGCGGGATATCTAAAGCCAGAAGAAGCAATAGACTACATAGCTCGTCTACCAAACATAAAGGGAGTAGCTGTAGGAGTATCAAAAGAACGCCATGCACATGAAACTTTCAGATTGCTTAAAGAAAAGCTATGCTAGTTTAAAGTTTACACTTCAGATTTAAATGCGCCGGGGTGACCGAGGATTAGGTGGCGGCTTGCAGAGCCGTTTACGTTGGTGAAAATCCAACCCCCGGCTCCAATTCTAACGTAAGATGAGTGATAGTATGGATAAGAGGCGTAAGATTGCTTGGCTTGAGGAAAAAATTAATGCCATGCATTCCTTTAGAGGTTCCCTCCTTAGCTATGTCAGTTCTTCTAGAACCTTAAAATCCAACATGCTAAAATTGGATGCCAACGAAAACTATTTTGTGGATCCAAACTTTCTAAAGAATTTACTCCTAGAAGCATTAAAGGAAGTCGATTTAAGGCTTTATAATCCCGGTGTAACTGTTGAGTTAAAGGAGGCTTTAGCTAGGTACCTCGGCATACCTGCTGGATGCATTGGAGTTGGCGGTGGAAGCGAACATTTAATTGACTCTCTTATTCAGCATTTCTTGGAAAGTGGTGATGAAGCTGTTTCTATTGTGCCAAGCTTCTTCATGTACGAAAAGCGCGTTCGATTGAAAGGAGCTAAGTTAGTCAGCGTCCCTCTAAAGGAAGATTTGTCTATTGATGTTGATGAAGTTCTTAGAAGTTGCTCCAACAAAACCAAGCTTATTTTCATTTGTTCTCCCAATAATCCCACCGGAAATCAATTTAGCTGGGAGAGTATCGAGGCTTTAGCTGACAACTGTTCGGCAATTATAGTAGTAGATGAAGCCTACATTGAGTTTGGAGATGGCTCTATCTGCCCGAAGGCAGTTGAAAAGGAGAACATTCTTGTGGTAAGAACTTTCTCTAAGGCTTTCGGTTCAGCCGGATTGCGTTTTGGTTATTTTGCTGCATGTGAGGATCTAGCTTCAGCACTTTCTGAAGTTATTCCCTATACCGTAAGTACGCTCGTGGGCTGTTTTGTTATTAAGTTGTTAGGTAAATTCGAGGTTGTAAGAAACTGGATAGATGAGATTAAAAGGGAGCGTAAAAGGCTAATAGAAAAGCTGCGTTCTATCAACGGAATCAAAGTTTTGGATTCTAAGGCAAATTTTGTTACCTTCAGACCTAATAGAGATGCCGACAGAATTTACAACGGACTTCTAGGCAAGGGGATAGCTATTAAGAATCTTGGCGCTTTGCCGGTTATTGGACATTGTTTGAGGGTAACGGTTGGCCTTCCGGAGATGAATTATATTTTTCTGAAGTATTTGCGTGAGATTTTAGTCGGCTAGGCTTTTTTGTGGTTGATGGTTTATGGCTGATGTTGAGATTAAGCTGGCTAACATTAGGCATCATGATGTTGAGGCTGAGTTTTTTGAGAAGGCTCATCCTGAGGGTTCAAGCCTTTATGAGCGATCTAGGGTTTCGCGGAGCTTGGCATATATTCTTCAGCTGTCGAATGGTAGGGAGGTATGCGTTGATGTCGGCTGCGGAACGGGATTTGTTACAGCTTTTGAATTGCCTTTTTACAGGATGGTTGTAGCAACGGATATTTCCAGGCGTATGCTCGAAGCCGCCAAGAAAAGATTGGGAAGTTTTGGTTCTTTAAACCTTGTTTTGTGCGATGCTGAGTTCCTGCCCTTTAAAGACGGTGTTGCTGATTTAGTTTCGGTTTCCTCCGTTTTGCATCATTTGCCTAAGCCCTCTAGTTGTTTGAGGGAGGTTTCGCGGGTTTTGAAGAAGGGTGGTTTTGTCTATATTACTCGTGAGCCTAGTTTTCAGCGTTTTAGGCGTTTTTTCGACTTTTTCGATGGATTTGTTGTGCGGAAGTTTTTGAGGTTTATGAGCATTTTGCGGTTGCATCGAGAAGATTTGTCGGTGAGCTTAGAGCCTCGTTTGGAAGGCTTGGATTATGGCAAGGTTGACGTTCATTATTCGAGAGGTTTTCACTTCGGTACTCTGTCCAATTTTCTTTCAAGCGAAGGTTTTGATGTTGCGTCTGCCTATTCATATCATTGGATTTATCCAGACTCTAATAGAGGCTGGCTTCAAACCCTTTTAACTAAGAGTAATTTTTTGATTGAAAAACTTCCGCTTGCCAATAGATTTGGGAGATATGTTTGCGTTATCGCAACCAAGGAGAGTCTTTAGATACGAGGAAAAGGTTTAGATGGCCAGTGAAACTTATATTAGCACGATTCTTTCTATCACAGTTTTCTTCAATACTTTTTTGCAGGTATTTGAAGCAGTTCGCGTATAAGCGTGGAAGATCCGTGCAGACAGGTTACGATAAAATTTTTCAAAAATTTGAGAGTTCAGATGTTTGGAAAGAGCTTTGTTCTCAAGTTTTCGGGGAATATTTGGGACAATACAGCTTTACTGACACAAAGCAGATTGATTTTCTTGTAGACAAGCTTAATATTACATCAAAAAGCCGAGTTTTAGATTTAGCTTGTGGACTTGGCGGCTTAAGCTGTTATCTTGCTAGAATCTCTGGATGCCAGATCGTAGGTTTAGATATTTCTTCAGTGGCCGTTAAATTTGCAAATCAGCGTGCAATGCTTGAGGGTCTTAAGGGTCGTGCAGTTTTTAGGGTTGGAATACTGCCTGAACTACCTTTTCCAAGTGAATATTTTGATGCCATAGTGAGTATTGATAGCATTTATGGTATTCCTGATAAAGGCCAGTTATTTAGAGAATGCTTTAGAGTTTTAAAGCCGGGTGGGCGTATTGGTTTTTACACACTTTATAAGCGTGGAGATTTCTCATTAATTGCCGCTCTTAATTCCCGTGCACTTTATTGGTTTCCCTTGAAATCTTACAATGCTCTACTTTGGCAGACTGGTTTTAGAAGAATATTAAAGATTGATATGACTGCTGAATTTGTACAGCTTGCAAGGATATGGATTAGGGCGATAAGTCTTAAGAAGCGTTTGCTTGAGAAAGAGTTGGGCAAAGATGTAACGAATGGATTATTAAAAGGAGATATCTTGGTGGCTTTGAAGTTAGCCGAAGCGGGACTTATTGGGAGAGCTTTCTTTTATGGGGAAAAACCAGTAACGGGTTTGTGGTGAAAATTTGAATTTAAGGGATTATTTAGAAGTTGGGAATAATGGCCATTTGATTCTTCGCGGAGTTGATTTGGTGGAGCTTACGGATAAATACGGGACTCCTCTTTTTGTTTTTGATGAGGTTACGCTTGTTGAGAATTTTGAGAGGTTTAGGAAGGCTTTTGAAAGCCTTTATCCGAAGGTGATTGTTTGTTATTCTGTTAAGACAAATAATAATTTGGCTATCTGCAGCATTCTTTGCGAGAAAGGGGCGTATGCGGAAGTTTCTTCTGAGCTGGACTTACATATAGCCTTAAAGGCTGGATTTCCAGGAGAAAGAATAATTTACGATGGACCTTTTAAGTCTGAAGAAGCGTTAAGGATGGCTGTTAATGAGAATGTTTTGCTTATAAATGTTGAGTCTTTTGCCGAGATGAAGAGGCTGAATAGAGTTGCTGGAGAGTTAAATGTAAAGCAAGCTATTGGTTTAAGGGTTAACTCCTTTAAAGACCCCGGCCTCTCTAAGTATTTTAGTTTAAATAAACTCGTTAATGCGGCCTATGGCAATCTTGAAGGTAAGTTTGGTTTTTGCTTAGATGAGGCATATGCAGCTTTTGAAAAGGCTTTGAAATTTGAAAATTTGAGTGTTGAAGGGATCATGACTCATCCTTATCGGCAGGCCGCTAAAGTGCTGTTGCCCTTGATGCATAAACTTCGCAAGGGTTTAGGAATTGAATTTAAGTATCTTAATGTTGGAGGAGGCTTTTATTCAGGAGACGTCCGTTTTGTTGGTGGTAAAGAGCTTATTTTAGATTTCCTAAGGCGAAAAATTAAGCTTAAATCGAAATTGAGCACGGAAGTTGATGTTCCAAGCATTGAGTCTGTCGCGAAGATGCTCGTGAATGATATTAAACAGGGCTTGAAAGAGTTACCAGAGCCGATTTTGATTGTTGAGCCTGGGCGTTTTATTGCTTCTTCAGCTGGTCTTTTACTTGTGCGGGTTGACCACATTAAGAATGCCGGTGGATGTAAGTGGGCTTTTGTGGATGGAGGAACAAATCTTCTTCCAAGGTTTGATGCTGTTGAACTAAGGAAAGTTATAATTGCAAACAAGGCTTCTGATGACCCTTGTGAGGAGTATTACATCTCTGGACCGTTGCTTTACTCTGATGATTTCATAACCTTAAAAGCTTCACTTCCTGAACTACGCGAGGGCGATGTTCTTACAATTTTATGCTGTGGAGCCTACACGCTGTCTAGGTCTAATCAGTTTCTGTATCCGCGTCCAGCCGCAGTTTTGGTAAGATCAAAAGGTGAGGTAATGGTTATTCGGGAAAGGGAAACCTTTGAGGATGTTTTATGTAAGGACCGCAATATTCGAATTAAGCAATAACTGGTTGATGTTCTAATTGATCAAGGGTGGAGTTTTAGTTGCTGAGGGGGAAAATCCGGTTGCAATTCCTATTATAAGATCTCTGGCTGGAAAAGGCGTTAACGTAACCGCCATGGCAGGTACAATGCGCCCTTTCGCTCGGCTCTCAAAGTATTGCAGTAATCTAATTTTGGTTCCTTCGATGACCCGTGAAAAGGAATATGCTGCTACCGTGGAGAAAATTGTTAAGAAGATTAAGTTTGATGCGCTTTTTCCAATTTTTGAGTGGTCTTTAATCCCCATTTCCAAGAATAGGGACAGGATAGGCCGTTATGTCAGGATTCCAATAGCGAGTCACGAAGCCATTCTTAGATGCTATGATAAACTTTCAACTTTGAAACTGGCTATGGAAAAAGATGTTCCAGTTCCTAAAACCTACCTTGTGCATAATTTTTCGGAGCTTAGGAAAGTTGCAGAGGAGATAACTTATCCTGCCGTGGTTAAACCTCGTTGGTCCATGGTTTGGCAGGGTGATAAGGCATATTATAGAAGGGGTGGTTTTGTTAACTCTCCGGAAGAGCTTATTGCCACATACATCAGTATACATCGTTATTTCCCTTTTCCAATGATCCAAGAGTATGTCCCTGGAATCAACTTTTCAGTAGCCGCCCTATACAATAACGGTAGGCCCAGAGCTTTCTGTTGCATAAAGGTTTATAGGGCTTGGCCTCCGACTGGTGGTAACAGCTGTTATCGGGAAAGCGTTGAGTTGGATAATGGAATGAGGGCTTTTTCTGAGCGATTGCTTGGAGCTTTAGATTGGCATGGAATTGCTGAGGTTGAGTTTAGACTAGATGCGAGGGATAATGTTCCCAAACTGATGGAGATTAACCCCCGCTTTTGGGGCTCTTTGTGTGTAGCCATTAAGGCCGGAGTTGATTTTCCTTATATGCTTTATCGCATTGCTGTAGACGGCGATATAAACGGAGTATTCAGTTATAAAATTGGCGTTAAAGGAAGGTACTTAGAACAAGAGCTCTTGTATATTATTAGCATGTTATTTCAAGGTAAAACTTTTAATCCTAGCGTTAAAGGTGGAAGGCTGAAGGCTTTGATGAATTGGCTCAGGTTTTATGAACATGGACTTTTTTACGACTTGTTTGAATGGGATGATCCCGCTCCTTTCCTTTACAATTTTTTTTCTTGTCCTTTTGGGCTGATGAGACTCTTTCGGGGTAAAAACTATGCTTGGGGCGAGCCGGGCGTTCGTCATTAACCTTGAAGGCGGAAAGTGAGAGGTATGAGCGGAGATATTACCATAGATTTTAGTCCCTCAAAGCAAGTGTGGGATGCTTTTTTGTCCGAATTCGGCGTGGGGAATCTTCAGCAATCTTATGAGTATGGTGAGGTAGCCAAGATGATTAATTCTCACACTAGGGTTGTGCGGCTCTTAGCCTTAGAGGGGGACACGCCAGTAGGCTTAGCACAGGCCAGATACAATAGAAGGTTTGGTTTTGGGGGCCGTTTGGAGATTGGTGGAGTTTATGGTTATGGACCCGTTGTTGGCGATAGCTTTGACAAAGATAGGGTTTTAATTGAATTAATTACTTCTATGGAGAGATTAGCCGTTAAGGATAGGGTTTGCGAATCCTTCGTTTTTACGTTAGAGAGGATTGATGTTTTAGAAAGGCTTGGCTACGCTTTTGAAAAGACTTTTAATGTTTATAGGGTTGGGCTTCAGAATGGGATTGAAGACTTATGGAGGCGGATTGCCCATAACAAAAGAAGGAATATTAAAAAGGCACAGTCGCATGGTGTTGATGTAATTTGTAGCACGAAGCTTGGGGATTTAGATGCCTTCTATGAAATGCATGCGCTTTCTGGTAAAAGGATTGGGTTCGTCCCCCATCCACATGGATACTTTGCCTCCTTTCTGAAAGTCTTCGGTGTATCCGGTAGGGTCAGGGTTTTTCTGGCGTTTTTTGGCGGTAAACCTGTTGCCGGCGTTTTTGTCGTCGTTCATGGCGACACTGCGTACGCTTTGGGCGCTGGCTCCCGTAAAGAAGCTTGGTGCGTTAGACCGAACGATATAGTTCACTGGAAGGCAATGGAGTGGGCGTGTAACGAGGGGCTTTCCTACTATCATATGGGTTTTGTTTCTGAACCTCCGCC
It encodes:
- a CDS encoding class I SAM-dependent methyltransferase; the encoded protein is MAYILQLSNGREVCVDVGCGTGFVTAFELPFYRMVVATDISRRMLEAAKKRLGSFGSLNLVLCDAEFLPFKDGVADLVSVSSVLHHLPKPSSCLREVSRVLKKGGFVYITREPSFQRFRRFFDFFDGFVVRKFLRFMSILRLHREDLSVSLEPRLEGLDYGKVDVHYSRGFHFGTLSNFLSSEGFDVASAYSYHWIYPDSNRGWLQTLLTKSNFLIEKLPLANRFGRYVCVIATKESL
- the hisC gene encoding histidinol-phosphate transaminase yields the protein MLKLDANENYFVDPNFLKNLLLEALKEVDLRLYNPGVTVELKEALARYLGIPAGCIGVGGGSEHLIDSLIQHFLESGDEAVSIVPSFFMYEKRVRLKGAKLVSVPLKEDLSIDVDEVLRSCSNKTKLIFICSPNNPTGNQFSWESIEALADNCSAIIVVDEAYIEFGDGSICPKAVEKENILVVRTFSKAFGSAGLRFGYFAACEDLASALSEVIPYTVSTLVGCFVIKLLGKFEVVRNWIDEIKRERKRLIEKLRSINGIKVLDSKANFVTFRPNRDADRIYNGLLGKGIAIKNLGALPVIGHCLRVTVGLPEMNYIFLKYLREILVG
- a CDS encoding ATP-grasp domain-containing protein, coding for MIKGGVLVAEGENPVAIPIIRSLAGKGVNVTAMAGTMRPFARLSKYCSNLILVPSMTREKEYAATVEKIVKKIKFDALFPIFEWSLIPISKNRDRIGRYVRIPIASHEAILRCYDKLSTLKLAMEKDVPVPKTYLVHNFSELRKVAEEITYPAVVKPRWSMVWQGDKAYYRRGGFVNSPEELIATYISIHRYFPFPMIQEYVPGINFSVAALYNNGRPRAFCCIKVYRAWPPTGGNSCYRESVELDNGMRAFSERLLGALDWHGIAEVEFRLDARDNVPKLMEINPRFWGSLCVAIKAGVDFPYMLYRIAVDGDINGVFSYKIGVKGRYLEQELLYIISMLFQGKTFNPSVKGGRLKALMNWLRFYEHGLFYDLFEWDDPAPFLYNFFSCPFGLMRLFRGKNYAWGEPGVRH
- a CDS encoding methyltransferase domain-containing protein, with the translated sequence MQTGYDKIFQKFESSDVWKELCSQVFGEYLGQYSFTDTKQIDFLVDKLNITSKSRVLDLACGLGGLSCYLARISGCQIVGLDISSVAVKFANQRAMLEGLKGRAVFRVGILPELPFPSEYFDAIVSIDSIYGIPDKGQLFRECFRVLKPGGRIGFYTLYKRGDFSLIAALNSRALYWFPLKSYNALLWQTGFRRILKIDMTAEFVQLARIWIRAISLKKRLLEKELGKDVTNGLLKGDILVALKLAEAGLIGRAFFYGEKPVTGLW
- a CDS encoding GNAT family N-acetyltransferase codes for the protein MRGMSGDITIDFSPSKQVWDAFLSEFGVGNLQQSYEYGEVAKMINSHTRVVRLLALEGDTPVGLAQARYNRRFGFGGRLEIGGVYGYGPVVGDSFDKDRVLIELITSMERLAVKDRVCESFVFTLERIDVLERLGYAFEKTFNVYRVGLQNGIEDLWRRIAHNKRRNIKKAQSHGVDVICSTKLGDLDAFYEMHALSGKRIGFVPHPHGYFASFLKVFGVSGRVRVFLAFFGGKPVAGVFVVVHGDTAYALGAGSRKEAWCVRPNDIVHWKAMEWACNEGLSYYHMGFVSEPPPSQGSEGWGLWRWKREWNGTLQNVHVYHKVLMPRFKKFLLNPYEKVYNIASKLRFYLSRDDLL
- a CDS encoding Gfo/Idh/MocA family oxidoreductase — its product is MKIAVVGMGKMGLLHTSILNVIPEVELTAICDKSFLIRKFLKKVFKEIVVTNDVDALHKFDLDAVYITTPIASHYHIAKTIYTENIAPNLFIEKTLASNFKEARELCELAQDAGGVNMVGYMRRFAVTFQKAKNLLEEKAIGKILSFKAYAYSSDFYGKEKCSKAHTSNVGVLRDLGCHAIDLALWFFGELKVEKAKVESMVSRNAEDSAHIKFAGSNGVLGELKVSRCVDKYRMPEVGFLIEGSQGVIDVNDDKLELILNSGKTRGWFRHDLNDTVEFWLGAPEYFREDKHFVESVLHKSPAEPNFQTSAKVDYLIDEIKAKAE